In Rattus norvegicus strain BN/NHsdMcwi chromosome 3, GRCr8, whole genome shotgun sequence, a genomic segment contains:
- the Or4c103b gene encoding olfactory receptor Olr650, whose product MQLNINITEFILLGLTQDPSRKNIVFAIFVFFYMGTLLGNLLIIVTIKTSQALGSPMYFFLFYLSLSDTCFSTTVAPRTIVDSLLKEASISFNECIIQVFSIHLFGSLEIFTLVLMAADRYVAICKPLHYTTIMNRQVCGMLMAIAWMGSCVHSLVQIFPALSLPFCGPNEIDHYFCDLQPLLKLACSDTYVSNLLMVSNSGSLCTVSFLMLMVSYIIILYSLRNHSAEGRRKALFTCVSHIIVVILFFVPCIFIYTRPATTFPMDKMISVFYTICTPFLNPLIYTLRNAEVKNAMRKLWTKKISDDI is encoded by the coding sequence ATGCAGCTGAATATCAATATAACCGAATTCATTCTTCTTGGATTGACACAGGACCCCAGTAGGAAAAACATAGTGTTTGccatttttgtgttcttttacatgGGGACATTACTAGGTAATTTGCTTATCATTGTTACCATCAAGACAAGCCAGGCCCTTGGGagtcccatgtacttcttcctgttCTACTTATCCTTGTCTGATACCTGCTTCTCTACAACTGTAGCCCCGAGAACAATTGTGGATTCTCTGCTGAAGGAGGCTTCAATCTCTTTCAACGAATGTATAATTCAAGTCTTCTCAATTCACTTATTTGGTTCCCTGGAAATCTTTACCCTCGTCCTCATGGCTGCggatcgctatgtggccatctgtaagCCTCTGCACTATACGACCATCATGAATCGCCAAGTCTGTGGAATGCTGATGGCCATAGCCTGGATGGGATCCTGTGTGCATTCTTTAGTTCAGATATTCCCGGCCTTGAGTTTGCCTTTCTGTGGTCCTAATGAGATTGATCACTATTTCTGCGACTTGCAACCACTGTTGAAACTTGCCTGTTCAGATACATATGTGAGCAACCTTCTCATGGTGTCCAATAGTGGATCGCTTTGTACAGTGAGTTTCCTCATGCTTATGGTCTCATATATCATCATTCTCTATTCTTTAAGGAACCACAGTgctgaggggaggagaaaggctcTGTTCACTTGTGTCTCTCATATCATAGtagtcattttgttttttgtgccctgcatatttatatatacacgtCCTGCTACCACCTTCCCTATGGACAAGATGATATCAGTGTTTTATACAATTTGTACACCTTTTCTAAACCCTTTGATTTACACACTGAGGAATGCAGAGGTGAAAAATGCCATGAGGAAACTGTGGACCAAAAAAATCTCAGATGATATATAA